Proteins found in one Thalassomonas actiniarum genomic segment:
- the tssM gene encoding type VI secretion system membrane subunit TssM — translation MSFKETSKKYLSKLKPKVLITALGLICLALLIWFGGPLIAIAGYEPLLSPSARIIVLLLIVITWGLFNLSFKAKDKKNNEQVVNNLINGEEADAGSAEDRAKTEIALLHKKMAQAIEILKNTKFEKNKGIYELPWYIMVGPPGSGKTTAIQNSGLEYPLKEKMGIDMIQGVGGTRHCDWWFTNKAVLIDTAGRYTTQDSHAKQDARAWQGFLGLLKKFRPLRPINGVIISMGMAELLNQTKTERNLHARAIKQRLQELQNQLGMTFPVYVLLSKSDLVAGFNEFFDDFAKEDCEQIWGVTFDLKAQDEQGSTVSGFNKEFHGLLKNLNARINTRLKVERDLDRRAIIYEFPKQLRLLQSAADDFLKEIFSPNAYEEVPMLRGVYLTSATQEGTPIDHLSAHLSTGVRNQVKSQPAKHVRGYFIKGLLEEVIFPEKNLASTNRQHDKQNNLLRRGVIAAASVLTLGLSFAWWSSYDWNSGLVDQTQEALTYYQQVSDGGLNKDTEIITLTKGLTSLRALPVGYDGEPLVDARTMGLYQGDKLKQPAIAAYERALQGYLLPYLMKVLSQEMANNALHLNYLYETLKIYLMLYDAGHYLEEDVKIWFSAYFDRNIPGEINAGIRSELNQHLATALELGMRGEDYAENVVAHAREALTMLPLVERAYQRLKSDFMQSSIPDFKLVDILSPDSLEGFTFQSGRNFNQGIPGLFTYSGFHGIFSIEKKRVIKRLIEDSWVYGDDLNTLDEDTKIDIAEQLEQKYIRDYIFYWEDFLSDLTLKSYANSRDGAKITHALSSPDAPVKSIIAAVKKNVQLTKIPLSNNEKAAAGVVKNATDLAFQSKKSRLSRLLPDKGVKLDLELPGKEVEQAFSDLLAIDLQQLDKVQGILRSINRNLDKVSLTNSQASSYMNQRLESNFEQLGNELSEQIVDMPYPLANWLDTIATQTKGLARANQNERLNGIWKSQVLSEFRRGISGRYPFNRKSSKDVRLKDFSRFFGYQGTLDKFWHKYLKDYVDTSQVPWHFTKDIGISPDILTMYQNTEKIREAFFETGMKSPRINFSLQPQSLDRNVSLFMLEIDGQQLNYRHGPPRKEQFIWPGPSANSETRIAFTPPNGGRSINAKYAGEWSLFRFLDKLKRERPKTKSDGLLEITLSGYNAKLKFMPNSVNNPFWMLNLEGFSCPTTL, via the coding sequence ATGTCGTTTAAAGAAACAAGTAAAAAATATTTGTCAAAACTTAAACCCAAAGTGCTGATCACCGCTTTAGGCCTGATTTGTTTAGCATTGCTGATCTGGTTTGGCGGGCCGCTGATTGCCATTGCCGGTTATGAGCCTTTATTGAGTCCGTCAGCGCGTATCATAGTTCTGCTCTTGATAGTCATCACCTGGGGATTGTTTAACCTGAGCTTTAAAGCCAAAGATAAAAAAAATAATGAGCAGGTAGTGAATAACCTGATCAATGGTGAAGAAGCCGATGCGGGTTCGGCGGAAGACAGGGCAAAAACAGAAATTGCTCTGTTGCATAAAAAAATGGCCCAGGCCATAGAAATATTGAAAAATACCAAGTTTGAAAAGAATAAGGGCATTTATGAATTGCCCTGGTATATCATGGTCGGGCCGCCGGGCTCAGGTAAAACCACGGCGATACAAAACTCCGGACTGGAATACCCGTTAAAGGAAAAAATGGGTATAGACATGATCCAGGGGGTTGGCGGCACCCGCCACTGCGACTGGTGGTTTACCAATAAAGCTGTGCTGATAGATACCGCCGGGCGTTATACCACACAAGATAGCCATGCCAAACAAGATGCCCGGGCCTGGCAGGGCTTTTTGGGGCTACTGAAAAAATTCAGGCCGTTGCGCCCCATCAACGGCGTGATCATTTCCATGGGCATGGCGGAGCTGCTTAACCAAACCAAAACCGAACGCAATCTGCATGCCCGGGCGATCAAGCAGCGGCTGCAGGAATTGCAGAACCAGCTGGGTATGACCTTTCCCGTTTATGTGCTCTTGTCCAAGTCGGATCTGGTGGCGGGCTTTAATGAATTTTTTGATGATTTTGCCAAAGAAGATTGTGAGCAAATTTGGGGGGTCACTTTTGATCTCAAAGCCCAGGACGAGCAAGGCAGTACTGTCAGCGGCTTTAATAAAGAATTCCACGGCTTGTTGAAAAACCTCAATGCCCGTATCAATACCCGGTTGAAAGTGGAAAGGGATCTGGATCGCCGTGCGATTATCTATGAGTTTCCCAAACAATTAAGGTTATTACAAAGCGCAGCCGATGACTTTTTAAAAGAAATCTTTTCCCCCAATGCTTATGAAGAAGTACCTATGCTGCGCGGTGTCTACCTGACCAGCGCCACCCAGGAAGGCACGCCGATAGATCACCTGAGCGCCCATTTATCCACCGGGGTCAGAAACCAGGTTAAATCACAACCGGCTAAACATGTCAGGGGATATTTCATCAAAGGTTTGCTCGAAGAAGTTATTTTTCCGGAAAAAAACCTTGCCAGCACCAACCGCCAGCATGATAAGCAAAATAATTTGCTCAGGCGCGGTGTTATCGCCGCCGCTTCCGTTTTAACCCTGGGGCTGAGTTTTGCCTGGTGGAGCAGTTACGACTGGAACAGCGGCTTGGTGGATCAGACTCAAGAGGCGCTTACCTATTATCAGCAAGTCAGCGACGGCGGTTTAAATAAAGACACCGAAATTATCACCTTAACCAAAGGATTAACCAGTTTAAGGGCACTGCCCGTCGGTTATGACGGTGAGCCGCTGGTTGATGCCCGTACCATGGGCCTTTATCAGGGAGATAAGTTAAAGCAACCCGCCATCGCCGCCTATGAGCGGGCGCTGCAGGGTTATCTCTTGCCTTACCTGATGAAAGTCCTGAGCCAGGAAATGGCGAATAATGCTTTACACCTTAATTATTTATATGAAACCTTAAAGATTTACCTGATGTTGTATGATGCCGGCCATTATCTTGAAGAGGATGTCAAGATTTGGTTTTCTGCCTATTTTGACCGCAATATTCCCGGTGAAATCAATGCCGGCATCCGCAGCGAACTTAATCAACATCTGGCCACCGCGCTTGAGCTGGGTATGAGGGGGGAAGACTATGCTGAAAATGTGGTCGCTCACGCCCGGGAGGCGCTGACCATGTTGCCTTTGGTGGAACGGGCTTACCAAAGGTTAAAAAGCGACTTTATGCAAAGCAGTATCCCGGATTTTAAACTGGTGGATATTTTATCTCCCGACAGCCTGGAAGGTTTTACCTTCCAAAGTGGCCGCAACTTTAATCAGGGGATCCCGGGCTTATTTACCTATAGCGGTTTTCACGGCATTTTCAGCATAGAGAAAAAACGTGTCATAAAAAGATTAATTGAAGACAGCTGGGTGTATGGCGACGATCTCAATACCCTGGATGAAGATACCAAGATTGATATTGCCGAGCAGCTGGAGCAAAAATATATCCGCGATTATATCTTTTACTGGGAAGACTTTCTCAGCGACCTGACGCTGAAATCTTATGCCAATTCCCGGGACGGGGCGAAAATTACCCATGCCTTATCCAGTCCCGATGCCCCGGTGAAAAGCATTATTGCCGCGGTGAAGAAAAATGTTCAGTTGACGAAAATTCCGCTATCGAACAATGAAAAAGCGGCGGCGGGCGTGGTGAAAAATGCTACCGATCTTGCCTTTCAGTCGAAAAAATCCCGCCTCAGCCGGTTATTGCCGGATAAAGGCGTTAAGCTCGACCTGGAGCTGCCGGGCAAAGAAGTAGAGCAGGCCTTTAGCGATTTATTGGCGATAGATTTACAGCAGCTGGATAAAGTGCAGGGCATTTTAAGGTCAATCAACCGCAATCTCGATAAGGTCTCTTTGACCAACAGCCAGGCCAGCTCTTATATGAACCAGCGCCTGGAAAGCAACTTTGAGCAGCTGGGCAATGAGCTGTCCGAGCAAATTGTCGATATGCCATACCCCCTGGCCAACTGGCTTGATACTATCGCTACCCAGACCAAAGGACTGGCGCGGGCCAATCAGAACGAACGCTTAAACGGTATCTGGAAGTCCCAGGTATTGTCGGAGTTTCGCCGCGGCATCAGCGGCCGCTATCCCTTTAACCGCAAATCAAGCAAAGACGTGCGTTTAAAGGACTTTAGCCGCTTTTTCGGTTATCAGGGCACCTTAGATAAGTTCTGGCATAAATACCTGAAAGATTATGTCGATACCAGCCAGGTGCCATGGCATTTCACCAAAGATATCGGCATCAGCCCGGATATTTTAACCATGTACCAGAACACGGAAAAAATCCGCGAGGCTTTTTTTGAAACCGGCATGAAGTCACCCCGGATTAATTTCAGTTTGCAGCCGCAATCCCTGGATCGCAATGTCAGTCTCTTTATGTTGGAAATTGACGGCCAGCAGCTAAATTACCGTCACGGGCCACCGAGAAAAGAGCAGTTTATCTGGCCGGGCCCCAGTGCCAACAGTGAAACCCGGATTGCTTTTACGCCACCCAATGGCGGGCGCTCCATCAATGCCAAATATGCCGGAGAATGGTCATTATTTCGCTTTTTGGACAAATTAAAGCGCGAAAGGCCAAAAACTAAGTCGGATGGTTTGTTAGAAATCACCCTAAGTGGTTATAATGCCAAGCTTAAGTTTATGCCCAACAGCGTTAACAATCCCTTTTGGATGTTAAATCTGGAGGGCTTTTCATGTCCGACCACGTTATAA
- the tagF gene encoding type VI secretion system-associated protein TagF, translating to MSDHVIKDLGFCGKIPAKGDFVQSDFNPDFLKNWNEWLQAVVAVSREQVKDNWLDYYLTSPVWHFALSPGVCCESGVLGTVIPSVDQVSRHFPFTLAALHNVSPLQAWHKNNWSASFENVILEVLEDDFELEPWFEQLKKQQQQVSGRQIDISHIESEDKIKKGWVIRGEMAPEPIELLHHQYLHHFGNYSLWWTLGSELVEPCFIVTDGLPQVSQFVAMMDGQWQQRNWNTSEIYRKEL from the coding sequence ATGTCCGACCACGTTATAAAGGACTTGGGTTTTTGCGGTAAAATCCCCGCCAAAGGGGATTTTGTGCAAAGCGACTTTAATCCGGATTTTTTAAAAAACTGGAATGAATGGTTGCAGGCGGTGGTTGCGGTAAGCCGGGAGCAGGTGAAGGATAATTGGCTCGATTATTACCTTACCAGCCCGGTATGGCATTTTGCCTTATCACCGGGAGTGTGTTGCGAATCCGGGGTGTTAGGCACAGTGATCCCCAGTGTTGATCAGGTGAGCCGGCACTTTCCTTTTACCCTGGCGGCGCTGCATAATGTCTCGCCATTGCAGGCCTGGCATAAAAATAACTGGTCTGCCAGCTTTGAAAATGTCATTCTAGAGGTCTTGGAAGATGATTTCGAGCTTGAGCCCTGGTTTGAACAGCTTAAAAAACAGCAGCAACAGGTCTCGGGTAGACAGATTGATATCAGCCATATTGAATCTGAAGATAAGATAAAAAAAGGTTGGGTGATCCGGGGAGAAATGGCGCCCGAGCCGATTGAGTTGCTTCATCATCAGTATCTTCACCACTTTGGCAATTACAGCCTGTGGTGGACTTTGGGCTCAGAACTGGTTGAGCCCTGTTTTATTGTTACCGACGGCTTGCCCCAGGTAAGCCAATTTGTTGCCATGATGGACGGCCAGTGGCAACAGCGAAACTGGAATACCAGTGAAATATATAGAAAGGAATTATAA
- the tssL gene encoding type VI secretion system protein TssL, long form, which translates to MNDKTIVKPRPGRGAGGGNKPANKEAPADDGKTVFEENSGESRAQNSILTIAANPLVDCAGTLLSICAQIRNTEQHEDIKTLKVQCIELIKHYEQLLRSHNINTEDIQSARYCLCSFLDETVLNTPWGGNSLWASDSLLSTFHNEAFGGEYFYTLLEAALQNPAEKHPLLELMYLCLSLGFVGKMRIEDQGEKKLEDLRDKCYQAVQSFKGDNYRELSPGWRDRVVQHHEFQHPFPLWVIGALFGVLLLFIYMAFSYNINNYSSNVYKQLVSLVPWQQVGREDLQSLSRDEALMLQQLLQTEIQRQLLDVEQLPDRVRIRIGAGVLFSSGSTQPRADFEAILAKIARTLESTDGKILITGHTDDDPIFTTKYPSNWHLSLARATAIGNFLANNASLSGRLWPEGRGESEPRVENTSDQNRSLNRRIEIDLLF; encoded by the coding sequence ATGAATGATAAAACCATAGTCAAACCTCGTCCGGGACGGGGAGCAGGCGGCGGGAATAAGCCCGCGAACAAGGAAGCACCGGCCGATGACGGAAAAACCGTTTTTGAAGAAAACAGCGGCGAGAGCCGGGCACAAAATTCAATACTGACCATAGCGGCCAACCCCCTGGTGGACTGTGCCGGCACCTTGTTATCCATCTGTGCCCAAATCCGTAATACCGAGCAACATGAGGATATTAAAACCTTAAAAGTGCAATGTATTGAGCTGATCAAACATTATGAACAGCTGTTAAGGTCACATAATATCAACACAGAAGATATCCAGTCTGCCCGTTATTGCCTGTGCAGTTTCCTGGATGAAACCGTGCTGAACACCCCCTGGGGCGGCAACAGTTTATGGGCATCGGACAGTTTGTTATCCACCTTTCACAACGAGGCGTTCGGCGGTGAATATTTTTATACCTTGCTTGAAGCTGCGCTGCAAAACCCGGCAGAAAAACATCCCTTACTCGAACTTATGTATTTGTGCCTGTCTTTAGGGTTTGTCGGAAAAATGCGTATCGAAGATCAGGGAGAGAAAAAGCTCGAAGATTTAAGGGATAAATGTTACCAGGCGGTGCAAAGCTTTAAAGGGGATAACTACCGGGAATTATCCCCCGGCTGGCGGGATCGGGTGGTGCAACACCATGAATTTCAACATCCGTTTCCTTTGTGGGTCATAGGTGCGTTGTTTGGTGTTTTGCTGCTTTTTATCTACATGGCCTTTAGTTACAACATCAATAATTATTCCTCGAATGTTTATAAACAGCTTGTTTCCTTAGTACCCTGGCAGCAGGTGGGCCGGGAAGATCTGCAAAGTCTTAGCCGCGATGAAGCCCTGATGCTGCAACAATTGTTGCAAACGGAAATCCAGCGTCAGCTGCTCGATGTCGAGCAGCTCCCCGACCGGGTGCGCATCCGCATCGGCGCCGGGGTACTGTTTTCTTCCGGCAGTACCCAACCCAGGGCCGATTTTGAAGCCATACTGGCCAAAATAGCCCGCACCCTGGAAAGCACCGACGGTAAAATATTGATCACCGGCCATACCGATGATGACCCGATTTTTACCACTAAATATCCGTCCAACTGGCATTTGTCGCTGGCCCGGGCCACGGCCATAGGTAATTTTCTTGCCAATAATGCTTCTTTAAGCGGACGACTGTGGCCGGAAGGGCGCGGGGAGTCAGAGCCCAGGGTTGAAAATACCAGTGATCAAAACCGTTCACTGAACCGGCGCATAGAAATTGATTTATTATTTTGA
- the tssK gene encoding type VI secretion system baseplate subunit TssK, which yields MSDFNPVAWTEGMFLRPQHMQQQERYLQFQHASINTRINPFAWGIFNLEIDSALLSLGQFRLDNIECVFQDNTLALLPEQNPLPEAITIAPGTCDQLIYLVLPVNKSTGLNISSLEDKLITRYNYTDHHIVDTSVGSDAMEVLQVAKLNCQLKLQSEDRAGYLSIAVARIADVSEEGAIRLDKKFIPPCMVLDHMPALANLTREILGMIHQRADAIAARLSQAQGSSSSIADFLMLQLLNKYQPLFEHYASATGLHPQQLYTCLLAFSGELSTFSSPDKRTAKLPRYQHDNLTYIFSNVMVIVNQGLSSVLEQTAIELPLEKSKFGVYLAVLNDKDLLKRAEFILAVKASLPHEEIRNRLPGQIKIGAVETIRDLVNNQLPGIGITSLPVAPRQVPYHAGYHYFQLDKSNSHWLKLASSGGIALHLSGNYPELALELWAINN from the coding sequence ATGAGTGACTTTAACCCGGTGGCCTGGACAGAAGGCATGTTCCTGCGCCCGCAACATATGCAGCAGCAAGAAAGGTATTTGCAGTTTCAACATGCCAGTATCAATACCCGTATCAACCCTTTTGCCTGGGGTATTTTTAATCTGGAAATAGACAGCGCACTGTTATCTTTGGGGCAGTTTCGCCTGGATAATATTGAATGTGTTTTTCAGGACAATACCCTGGCGCTTTTACCCGAGCAAAACCCGCTGCCCGAGGCCATCACCATAGCGCCGGGCACCTGCGACCAGCTGATCTATTTAGTATTGCCGGTTAATAAAAGCACGGGGTTGAATATTTCCAGTCTCGAGGATAAGTTGATCACCCGGTATAATTATACCGATCATCATATTGTCGATACCAGTGTCGGCTCGGATGCTATGGAAGTGTTGCAGGTGGCAAAACTAAACTGCCAGCTGAAACTACAAAGCGAAGACAGGGCCGGTTATCTCAGCATTGCCGTTGCCCGTATTGCAGATGTCTCTGAAGAGGGGGCTATCCGCCTGGATAAAAAGTTTATCCCCCCCTGCATGGTGCTTGATCACATGCCGGCGCTGGCAAACCTGACCCGGGAAATACTGGGCATGATACATCAAAGGGCGGATGCCATTGCTGCCAGGCTGTCCCAGGCACAAGGCAGCTCCAGTTCGATTGCCGACTTTTTAATGCTGCAGCTGTTAAATAAATACCAGCCGCTGTTCGAACACTACGCCAGTGCCACAGGTTTGCACCCCCAGCAGCTTTATACCTGTTTGCTGGCTTTTTCCGGTGAGCTGTCCACCTTTAGCTCGCCGGATAAACGCACTGCCAAATTACCCCGTTATCAGCACGATAATTTAACCTACATCTTTAGCAATGTGATGGTGATTGTTAACCAGGGCTTAAGCAGTGTGCTTGAGCAAACCGCCATTGAGTTGCCGTTAGAGAAGAGTAAATTCGGTGTTTACCTGGCGGTGCTCAATGACAAAGACTTGCTTAAACGGGCAGAGTTTATCCTGGCGGTTAAAGCCAGTTTGCCCCATGAAGAAATCCGTAACCGCTTGCCGGGACAAATTAAGATCGGTGCGGTAGAAACCATCCGCGACCTGGTCAACAACCAGTTGCCGGGCATAGGGATCACAAGTTTACCCGTGGCGCCGCGTCAGGTGCCTTATCATGCCGGTTATCATTATTTCCAGCTGGACAAGTCCAACAGCCATTGGTTAAAGCTTGCCAGTAGCGGCGGCATTGCTTTGCATTTATCCGGAAATTATCCCGAATTAGCGCTGGAGTTGTGGGCGATTAATAACTAG